The bacterium genome contains the following window.
CAGGACTGGGAACACTTTTGCCTCTGGGATGGAAAAAAGAACACATTGCCGACTTTGTTACGAGAAACCTCAACGAGGAAACCGATTCCCGTATCCTTGCAGACAAGTTGATTGAAACTGCGCAAAATCTATATAACGGAGAAATAGGCGATGATGCAACTGTTCTTATTATTAAAACAAGGAAAAAAAATAGCCTTGTAGTCGCAATCGGTCCTCCTGTAGATAAAGCAAAAGATAATGAATTGGTTAATACAGTTTTAAAATTTGACGGGAAAAAAATAATCTGCGGAGGCACAACTGCCAATATTTTTGCAAAATGCATGAACCATGAAATAAAAGTTGATATAGAAAAAAACGAAGAGAATATTCCCCCTAAAGCCACAATTAAAGGAATAAACCTCGTTACGGAAGGCGTAATTACCCTTGCAAAAACAAAAGAAATTTTGGAACAGGATATCATAAAGAGCGATAATCCGGCTTTATTAACCTATAAAGAACCCAAAAATCCTTCACAAGAACTTGTAAATGCCTTTTACAAGGCTGATTCAATTAAATTTCTTGTTGGTACAGCAGTAAATTCGATATATACTGGTTATGACTTTCCTCTTGAAAGCAAATTAAAGATAAAACTCGTTCTGGATATAGCAGAAAAGCTCACAAAACTATGTAAAGAAGTTGAAATAGAATATTTTTAACAATAAAGGTGACAAAAATGACTAAAATCAAAGACACACAGGCAGAAACTTTATTTGAAAAACAAAGAAAATTTCAAAAAGTAAATGAAATAGTAAAAGAATATGATTATAAAAAATCAAATTTGATAGCTATTTTACAAAAAATTCAGGAATTTTACCGTTACTTGCCGGAAGAAATAATGACTTATATTGCAACAATAATGAAAATTTCTCCTGCGAGCGTTTACGGAGTTGCAACTTTTTACAGTCAATTCAGCCTTGAACCAAAAGGAAAATATGAAATAAAAATATGCGACGGAACAGCCTGCCATGTAAGAAAAAGTATGCCTGTTTACGACGCAATAGTGAAAAAATTAAACTTAAGCGGAA
Protein-coding sequences here:
- a CDS encoding SpoIIE family protein phosphatase translates to MFIEYAVRQLNKKGEELCGDNIEITKSPSSKIFVLSDGLGSGVKASILSTLTKKIAATMLMHGMPIEEVVETIISTLPVCKVRNIAYSTFSILQIFDDFEAKLVEFDTPDTLLFHNNEFVDYSYENLKISDKKIKISRFKLFDGDFLVILSDGIMHAGLGTLLPLGWKKEHIADFVTRNLNEETDSRILADKLIETAQNLYNGEIGDDATVLIIKTRKKNSLVVAIGPPVDKAKDNELVNTVLKFDGKKIICGGTTANIFAKCMNHEIKVDIEKNEENIPPKATIKGINLVTEGVITLAKTKEILEQDIIKSDNPALLTYKEPKNPSQELVNAFYKADSIKFLVGTAVNSIYTGYDFPLESKLKIKLVLDIAEKLTKLCKEVEIEYF
- a CDS encoding NAD(P)H-dependent oxidoreductase subunit E, encoding MTKIKDTQAETLFEKQRKFQKVNEIVKEYDYKKSNLIAILQKIQEFYRYLPEEIMTYIATIMKISPASVYGVATFYSQFSLEPKGKYEIKICDGTACHVRKSMPVYDAIVKKLNLSGNKFTTKDMKFSVETVSCLGACGLAPVVVINEKVYPQMTPDAITIIIDEIQARPEEGDN